CCTTAAAGGGGAAATCCATTTCTGTCGTCTAAAAAGGGAGCGACCAGCGGCGCCTTGCCTTAAGGTAAAACACTGCCCCACCTCTTGTTAAAAGGGTAAAGGTCCCCACCCGGGCCCACCTCACCTGCGCGGTCACTTTATACTCGGTGTAGCCCTTGGGGTGGGTCCGGGGGTCCGAGACTGTGTAGTGTCGCAGGAAGTCGTCCTTCGCCTGGCGGGACATGGCAACCGAGCTGGAGTGGGGCTGACCGCCGGCCTCTGCCTCCTCAacgccgcccccgcccctccaggTCAGTCTCCGCCGGGCCCCGCATCTCCCAGGCCTGCGCCCTTCTTCCTCGAGCCTAGGGAGCGGGTCGCAAGTGACGGCGCAGTCCTTGGCCTTGGCGTGCGGCCAGGGAGCGTCTAAAAAGTTCTCGGTGGCGGGTAAGGCGTGAACTAGGTAGTTTAAGAGATAAGAACCCgggaggtgggggaaaaaaaaaaaaaaaaaaaaaagaaccgggGAGGTGGGATCACTTAGCTGACAGGTGCTCGAGCTTTCCCCATCAAACGTGTCCAAACGACTTCTCCTATGCTTTCTGGTCCCCTTCGTTCATCCACTCACCCAACTTTTATTGTGCCGAGTGTGTGGCAGATGTAGCCAAATCATTTCCCTGTTTCCTTCCGTAGGATTCGCTAATTCATGTTTTCTGCAAGGGTAGGGGAAGCAAAAAAGAGCTCCAGAGAAGAGGATGGCCTCACAGGTTCTGAAGTCACACTTCTTACCAGTTGTATGAGTTTCCCTTAACTACCTGAGCTTAAGTTTCTCCTCTCTAGAACGTTTATAATGTTTCTAATAGAATCTACTGCAGtggatgtttctttctttcccctcctggTCTGTCCAgcattcacccccacctctctGTTAGCACCATATCTTTGTTTGGAGGTAGTTCTCTAATAGGTATAGCCCATCAGCCTCCTACTCCTGGAATCCAAAGGTGCCAGCTCCTTTCCTTGCCCCAAGTCCTGGGTAGGGGAGGAGGACTCTCCCCAGAAGCCTAATTCTTGAGTTTCTTGAGGGAGAAACAGAGTGCACAGTGCCTAGCAAGGGGACTGATTTGTTCATGATGTGCAATGCTGGCTGTGGGCTCAGCTGCCCAGCCTCTGGGCACCCTGTTTGTCAAACCTGATGTCTGGCATCCTGAGAGCTCCATCAGGATGCTGTCCCAAATCAGCGTTAGTATCTTAGTATCTTCCCAAGACCATCCTTTCTGCGGAAGGCAGTTGTGATCATTTCTGGGACAAGCTGTTGAGGACTCTGATGGATACCACCACAGCCAGGTTGTGAAGTTTAAAAGTGATAGCGTGGGTGAAGCGCTCAAGTGCTCACGGCCGCTCTTATGGTGGGCACCGTACTGCCAGTTTccagaaagagacaaaggaaactCCCAAATGAGACGGGTGGAAGCTCAGACATAGGGTAGATTATCCAGGAGGTGTTTGGGAGGAGACTTAGATGGGGTGGTGTCCCCTTGAACAACACACACCTCTAGagatcccttttatttttatttttttaatttttaaaaaaagattttatttatttattcatgagagacagagagagagaggcagagacacaggcagagggagaagcaggctccacgcagggagcctgatgcggaacttgatcccgggtctccaggatcacaccctgggccgaaggcggcgctaaaccgctgcccgtAGAGGCCACTTATAGACATTATTTTTGCTCTCTCAAGCTCTCCCAGCAGGACTGGCTCCAAGTCTTCTTGACCAtcattccctcccctccctggccctgcagCTCCCaattctctcctttctgtcttctttcaccCTGTCCCCTCCAAGCCCATTCCCATCTAGATCAGCTTGTCCCCCAGCTTTCAGATGCCAACTCCATTTCCATCACCAggagaaacaaacagaagagTCCTCATAGccagcaggagagaggaaagcTGCAAATACACAGCTGCCAGCCTGGCTCCCCACATTCCCACTGGGTTGACCACAGGATGCAGACGTTCTGCCGCAGCTCAGACTCCTCATCTACACGCCTTGCTAATGAGTACAACCTTGTTATTTTCTTGTCTCTAACCATGTATAATTCACACTTTAAATCAAGgatgcgggcagcctgggtgacgcagcggtttagcgccgccttccgcccggtgtgatcctggagaccggggatagagtcccactttaggctccttgcatggagcctgcttctccctctacctgtgtctctgcctctctgcctctctctctctctctctctgtgtctctcatgaataaataaattaaaaatcttaaaaaaataaaataaatcaaggatgCTGTGTACTATGGGCCCCAGGAGGACTTGAACCCTGGGGTGACTCATCTGGATCAGTGGGTGGCTGAGTTCCCATTGGTTGGatggatctgcttgagattctaccAGTCcagcggcgcctgggtggcttagcggttgagcatctgcctttggttcaggacgtagtcccgggatctgggatcgagtcccatatcgggctccccgcagggagcctgcttctccctctcccaatgtctttgcctctctctgtgtctctcatgggtaaatggataaaatcttaaaataaaaaaagatcctACTGGTTCAAATAATGAACATTATAGCTAACATTATACGATGCTTGTGACCAACAAGAGACCCACCCATTTGGTCCTTGTCCTAACCTTAGCAGGTGGGGGCCTTATCTTTCTGCAGATGGGGACATTGAGGCACAAACATGGGAGGTGCTTGCTCAGCATCATCCAGTGAGTGGCAGGGCTGAGATTTGGTTCTGGGCCTGGGCGTGTTCACTCACCACAAGGTTTGGGTAGCATGGGGACCACGGTGTCTGTCCAGCATAGAGAACAGAATAGgcagttttaatttttgacaCAGAAGgacagtttatatatatatatatttttttaatttttattcatttatgatagtcacagagagagagagagaggtgcagagacacagacagagggagaagcaggctccatgcaccgggagcccgacgtgggattcgatcccgggtctccaggatcgcgccctgggccaaaggcaggcgccaaaccgctgcgccacccagggatcccgacagtttatattttaagattgtcTATCCAACATCAATTTCCCTTCTTCTACCCTAACAGAGCCCACATTTTGCACCTATCTGTACTCTCCAGAAGGGATTCTAGTGCCAGTTTAGGAGCAAATCTCGGTGTCTCTTCCTCGCCTTTTCCTTGGGAAAACCACTCTTTCCTCATTAGACCCATTAGGCCTCCTCTCTCTGGCATCTGAGCTTTGAGCAGAGACACAAAAGCCTCGAATAGTGTGGCGTAGTGGCTCGATGTGCTGGGTCTAAATCCCAGTTCCCCTACTTCATAGCCGAGTGGCTTTGAACAAGTTGCCTAACCTCCCTCCTGGAGGTTCAGTTCCCTTGTAGACGGGATACTGAGAGTCTGTCCTGCTTAGGGCTGTTCTTCAATGCGATGATACTGGAGAATGCTTCGAACAGAATCCAACAGAGTAGGCAGCCACTGGTAGGaccagagcagggagaggggggtgCTGTGAAAACACCTGTTGGGCCACCTGCATGACAACCCTGCTTCAGAGAGCACCTTAGTCTTCAGAGGACTCTTCCCTGCTCTGCCCGGTTAGCAAGCTCTGCTTGATGCTCACATGCTCTCACACCTgcatcctctcccctccccacttcccaagAGCCCTTGAGCGTTGTTTCTTGGCCACATGGGTCCCTCTGCTAGAGCCAAAGCTGCCTATACTGCAGCGGTGTAGATAGTCCACTGCAAGAGGGTACCTGGCTATGGTGGGGAACCGGGAGCTCAAGTTCAGCCTGTATTCCATTCAGCAAGCCATGAGCCCCGATGTGGAGCTgtgtcccttttcctttttttttttttttttaagtttttatttatttattcatgagagacacagagagaggcagagacatgggcagagggagaagcaggctccccatggggagcttgatacgggactcgatcccaggaccccagaatcatgacctgagccaaaagcagacactcaaccactgagccacccaggagtccctgtgtCCTTTTTTCTTATCCACTCCTCTGAGGACAGCTGTTGCTCTGGTAAACCGTCCACGTCCTTGCTCTATGCAAAGAACTTCTACTTACCCTTCACGCCTAACTTTAAcgtcacttcctctgggaagtctGCCTGGACTCTTCCAGATGGAATTAGTTACAGCCCTGTCCTGAGCTTCTGTAATTCTTTGTCTCTCTGACACAGAAGTTAACCCTCTGACCGAAATGATCAGTGCCCTGCTACACCATGCACTCCGGGTGGCCTCGTGATGCTGTAGAATCAACAAATGACTCTACAAGGAGTTGAGGGCAAGAAAGGATTTATTCTCACAGCTGAGCAAAGGATGAGGCCCACAGCCTTGGTAGCAGCAGAGGCagctccaccccccacccccccctagCCCAGCCCTCTCCTCTTGGCATGGCAGCTGCAGGTGGGCTGGGTCAGGAGCCAGGGTGACAGCCAGGGCAGCAGCCCTCCAGCCACGGGAGCCAGCTGGCCACAGAGCAGCAGTGGGCAGtactagcagcagcagcagcaggttacagagtggggtggggggtgtttgtCAGGCTGGCTGACTCCTGTTCCCCCATGGATGGTGCTTGATGAGGGCGGGGGTAGGGGGCTGGACtgcaaggtggggtggggggcatccgGAGTGGTTCAGTCGGCCGTGAAGATGCGGCTGGAAATGTCATCCAGGAGCCAGTCAATGCCAGGCAGGAGGTTCTCCCCAGTGACGGCACTACAGCCCTGGATACACCAATGGTGGCTGTGGATGGAGTCCAGCTCCAGGGCCTGGGAAGGTGGGAGAGGGTGGTGGGCCCCGGTGACCATGGGCCCTGCCACTCAcagcccccttccctctcctggtCCAGGGGAAATCCGTGCCTCCCTCAAGGGCCTGCTTTCAGAAGTCTCCCCCGGCCCCTGGTGAAGATTTGTCAGTTCATCAGGGCACTGGGGCTCTCTGTGCAACACTACACCAATACTACCCCTTAGTAACTGAACAGCAACACAGGATCCAGCATCTGCTAGGATCCAGGCATTGTGCTATAAGCCCCACAAATATCCTCTTCTCATCCATTCCTCCTAGGGCCCAAAGAGCCAGGGATTGTTGGCCATTTTACTGAGAATgcctcagagaagttaagcaacctgcctaagttcacacagctagtaagtgacagaatGAAGATTCTAACCCCATTCTTTCTCATTCTGGTGCTCATGCTCTAGAGCAAGAGGCAGGATACAATTTGGGGTCACACAGGCCTGCACTGAAATCCCGTTTGTCTGCTTACTGTGTGACCCTGACCACATTAGCTCACTTCTCTAAACCTGCTTCGCCATCTGCAGAATGACAGTAATGGTTCCTACTgcaggaggctggggtgggaaCTGAATGAGTTAATCCacgcagagcctggcacagaaaaAGTACTCACTACTGGTTGGCTGCTGTTATCCTGTAGGATAATGTTTGCATGTCTGCCTTCCCCCAGGCTGTGGGGCACAACTAGCTCTTATTAATTACTGAATCTCCAGTGTCCTGCATAGGTCCTGCCACACAAGAGAAGctaataaaagctttttaaatacgTTAACAGAGAAACATGTGCCCCTTTTGTCCACAGGCCTATGCAAAGGCTTGGACTCACCTCACGGATGGCATTAGAGGACAGTGCTCCAGGCAGGTCTTGTTTGTTGGCAAAGATGAGGAGGGTTGCTCCAGCCAGGCGCTGGGGGAGAGAaacagggggtggggagtgggggctcAGAGGGCACCACGGCCCCTCCTCTAAATACCCAGAGCAGGTGGGATCAGAGATCAACCTGGAATCAGGGCAAGGCCCCAGGGTGGTAGGAGAGGCCCTACCAAGTAGGGCAGACAACATGGACACGGTCTGTGAGTCCAGCCACACATGGTGGGGGAGAGCCCTAGGTAAGGGCCCAGTGGGCACCTCCCTCCTTTATGCCTCAGTTCCTACCACCATAAATGGAGAGGGGAAGATGGACAAGAAGATCCCTGAGCTCTCTGGTTCTAGACTGCTCCCATTTGATGACCTGAGCTGCATAAAGAATGCAACCATCCTGGGGTTATGGGGTCTGGTGGAAGTGACCTTTCCCTCTTCCAAGTTCATGTAGCACTTTAACTGTTCACCACCCTGCAGGCCTaactctctgcctctgcttccagTTACTTCCTTGTGTTACCGATTGGGACTCCCTCCATGTAGGTAGGTCGATCTAGGCCTGAAATAGGGCCTCGAGGTGACAGGCCAGGGCCAAACATGGACAGCCATGATCTCACTAGACCTGCCTGACATGCTCTGGAGGTGGCTAGCACTATATCAGGTGGCCATATCCCTGTGTACCCCAAGCAGTCCTGTTTATGGCTATTGTCCCTGCATAATTTTTCACAAATCCCTCTTTCATTCTTAAAAGTGTCCTGCTTTTCAACTAAAAGCAAGTATAGTAACCCAGATCaaatcctggaacagaaaaagggtattaatgaaaaaaactagtgaaatccAAAGAAAATCTGTAGTTAAGAGTAATTTACCCATGCTAATTTCTTAGTGTTGACAAATGCATGGTGGTTACGTGTGCTGTTAACATGGGGGAAACAGGGTGAAAGGCATATGGGATATCTCTTCACTATCTTTGCAACTTAGCTAtaaatctcaaattttatttcaaggaaaatgTTTTGGGCCAGATAATAAGTTATAAGATCACCCTAATTATAAAGCCCATCctagaaatgaggaaatggagattcaCAGAGTTAAGTGTCTCGCCTGAGGTTACACAATGAAGAGTCCAACTCCTAAGCCAGGCTCCACTGCCTCCCACAGCTTCATAAATGGGCCTCAAGTCATCCTCCCTCAAGCCCATTCAAGGTACAGAAACTGAAGCTGAGGGTGGTGAAGCAGTGACATCAAAGGGACATGAAGCCAGGTCTCAGTTCACAGCATGTCCTGTTCACAGCATGGTGGGTCTACCCTGGACCAAGTGTACAGGTTGCCTCTGCCCCCAAGGGTGCTGGGCACATGGTGAGGGCTCAGGGAAGAAACAGACCCCATCCTAGGTGTCCCTTTGGGGTCACAGGCCCCTTAGGGACTCCACTGAGGAGAGTGTTTACCCATCCATGTATGTACACCAGGATGCTGATGGAGGCCTGGTCTGGCCTGCTTGGCCAggcaccctgcccacctcctccaccAACAAGCTCTGGAGCTCCCGCTGGCAGTCCTGCATGCGCTGGCGGTCGGCGCTGTCCACCACCCAGATGAGGCCATCGGTGCTCTCAAAGTAGTTCCGCCAGTAGGACCGCAAGGACTTCTGGCCTCCCACATCCCAGATGTTCAGCTTGAATCTGGACAGGAAGGGAGTGGCTCAAGGGTCAGCCTGGCCCCTCACCCACCCTCTCTGCCTACTCCTGGGCCA
The Canis lupus familiaris isolate Mischka breed German Shepherd chromosome 18, alternate assembly UU_Cfam_GSD_1.0, whole genome shotgun sequence genome window above contains:
- the ARL2 gene encoding ADP-ribosylation factor-like protein 2 isoform X2, which codes for MAAPSAPKVSGREGLRVQGLLLNLVRPSGLDNAGKTTILKKFNGEDIDTISPTLGFNIKTLEHRGFKLNIWDVGGQKSLRSYWRNYFESTDGLIWVVDSADRQRMQDCQRELQSLLVEERLAGATLLIFANKQDLPGALSSNAIREALELDSIHSHHWCIQGCSAVTGENLLPGIDWLLDDISSRIFTAD
- the ARL2 gene encoding ADP-ribosylation factor-like protein 2 isoform X3 produces the protein MGLLTILKKMKQKERELRLLMLGLDNAGKTTILKKFNGEDIDTISPTLGFNIKTLEHRGFKLNIWDVGGQKSLRSYWRNYFESTDGLIWVVDSADRQRMQDCQRELQSLLVEERLAGATLLIFANKQDLPGALSSNAIREALELDSIHSHHWCIQGCSAVTGENLLPGIDWLLDDISSRIFTAD
- the ARL2 gene encoding ADP-ribosylation factor-like protein 2 isoform X1, with translation MIWLLHHRRDRMVAWTRTETVRVQGLLLNLVRPSGLDNAGKTTILKKFNGEDIDTISPTLGFNIKTLEHRGFKLNIWDVGGQKSLRSYWRNYFESTDGLIWVVDSADRQRMQDCQRELQSLLVEERLAGATLLIFANKQDLPGALSSNAIREALELDSIHSHHWCIQGCSAVTGENLLPGIDWLLDDISSRIFTAD
- the ARL2 gene encoding ADP-ribosylation factor-like protein 2 isoform X4; translation: MIWLLHHRRDRMVAWTRTETVRVQGLLLNLVRPSGLDNAGKTTILKKFNGEDIDTISPTLGFNIKTLEHRGFKLNIWDVGGQKSLRSYWRNYFESTDGLIWVVDSADRQRMQDCQRELQSLLVEEVGRVPGQAGQTRPPSASWSPGWSNPPHLCQQTRPAWSTVL